Genomic segment of Paenibacillaceae bacterium GAS479:
TATTCATTTTATTGGCAGTTGTGACACAGCTGTTCTGTAGCCCTAGGCAAGATGACGGTTTTTCGACCGCAGGTTCTGTTTCAACCGAAGTTTACAATGATACGAATGACTTCGTAATGGAACTAGCCAATTGGTACGGTAATTTTGAGCCGCCTGGTCCCCAGCTCTATTACAATATCCCTCCGGGGGCAGTTATAATTTTCGGTTATTAGATGGAATCTTAAATCAAGGCACCGTTACTTTTCATATAAGGTCATCAGGACGAGTTGTTGGGAGTTTTAATACAAAAATGAGCGTGGGCTTCACTCCTCCTGTATTCAGATATGGAATAGTTAGACCTGAGCTAGTATATGGCCCAATTCTCGTCTCTAACCCGAGCAATAATATTCTTAGAGTCTTAACGGTGCCTTCTTATTGAATATTTTTGGAAAGAAATATAACCGAAGCGATGCCTCTAACAGGGATCGTTTTTTCATCGTTGTCATATACAGTTGAACTGTATATAATACAACTATACAGTCACGCGATATAAAGTTGAACTGAATAGTTAGTGAGGGAGGGATAACGTGAAAAGAGATAAAAACCTGCCGCTAACTGAAACCGTTTATTACGTTCTTTTGGCATTGGTTGAACCGGCACATGGCTATTTAATTATGCAAAAGGTAGAGGAGTTAAGTGGCGGGCAAGTCAAAATGGCGGCCGGAACGCTATATGGAGCGATCGAAAACTTAGGAAAACAGCAATTGATCCAACCTGTGCAAAGCGAGGACAGCAGGCGCAAAGTATACGTTATTACATCAAGAGGAACGGAGCTTTTGCGTCTCGATTTTGAAAGAATGCAGCAAATGATCGAAGCAACAAAAGGAATTTTGAAATAAGAAATGGGGGAGCGACATGAGAAAGTTCAAGTTCTTCATTAATCTTGATCAAGAGGAAAAGTGGTTGAATGAAATGGCCAAGCAAGGATATAGTCTTTCAAAAAAGTCCTTCGGATATGAATTTCACCTCGCTAAACCGGAATATACAGTTATAAAAATGGACTATCGCCGCTTTAAAAAACAGGAGGATTTTGAAGATTACTGTGTTCTTTTTGAAGACAGCGGGTGGAAGCATATCGCTGGAACGAAACACTCTGGATACCAATATTTCAAGAAGGCGGATGAAAGCGGGACAGAAGATATTTTTTCGGATGTCCATTCAAAGGCGGGTCGATATAAACGGTTATCCAACATGTGGCTCTGGTTTGCTGTTTTCTACATTACCATTTTTGCTTTCCAATTCATTAATAACAACATTGAGCTGGCTGCTCTGCTGGAACCGAAATCGTTGTATTTCACGCCGGGATTATGGGAGAAAACAGGAGCAGCCTTTTGGGCAGCATTTCTCTTTGAGACACCGTTTGTACTTTTTAGAGGGAGCTTATTGGCGTTTTTTCCGATTATGATCGTGTTGGTTATTATCTTTGCATTCAAAGCGAATAAGTACTATCAGAACGCACAAAACGATGCGGACCGTTGTCTGATCGATGGTCGGCATATTCACATTGCCGTATGAGCTGATAAAGAAAATAGTGGAATATAGAGTTTTAATTTACAACGAAAAAGCTGCAGTAAGAGGGAAATTAAAAAAGAAATAGAATATTAGTGAAGCTGTCTGAAAAAGAATTGATTCGAGTAGCGAGTTCCGTTATAAGTTTCATGGCGAGCACCGTTACGGTTTCCGTAGGTAAATCTAAAAGCTCAGCATTTTCCAGGAGGGAACTAATGCCGATCGATTTAACAGAACTTAAGAACATAGCGAAAACAATAGTTGAAATACCCGAGCAGTATAGGCTTGAGATGGAAGCCAGCATTCCGCAAGGTAACGAGCGAGAACGAAGTTACATATGGGAAGATCCTAATAACGAGGAAAATAACATTGAAATCACGCTTGATTTGGCAACCGGACAGCTCACGCGATTGGCTATTGATCGAGAACAAGAGGGAGAAGTGGAAAACGAGACTGAAACCATGTTAGATGAGGCGGCTAGAGTAACGGCCCATAAGTTCGTTGCAAAGTATGCTCTAGATTCAGCGCTATATACGTCTGTGTGTAGTGAAAAACACCGAAACATAATTGATTTTACGTTCAGCAAGGAAGTTGGCGGACTGCCACTACCCGATACGGGCTGTAAGCTGACGTTGGATTCAAGGCTGAAAGTGATCCGATATCGCCTTAAAGGTCATAGGTCTGGCAACGCTAGACAGCCCCAATGGCCAGCGACCATCGTGGATGCGGATACGGTGAAACAGGATATCGTGAGCCATATGAACATGCAGTTAACGATTGTGACCCTATATCCGTCTTTGTACGAGATGAATGGAACTGAAGACGAATATCGACTCGTTTATGAGCCGGTACTGCAACGTCAATCTATTGATGCTGTCACGGGTCGTGATTTGTTCGGTCCTGAACATTATGTTATGCCGCGGAGTTATCCCATTCATCCGACCGATCCAACAGACAAGCCTGCTGCAGATGAAACGATCCCCTGGGAGCAGCGGCTTGGTATCAACTTGGAGCGTTATGTGTTAAAGAAGTCCAATGATGACGGGCACACGATTAAATCCTGGTATCATTTCATGGAACAGGAGGAAGAAGAAATACCTGAGCCGGACCCCTTGTCCTCAGACGCATACATAAAGAGAAAATGGGGAGATAATCCTTTTACCTCTGAAGGCTCTTCGATTGTTGTTAAGCTGGAGAAGCCGACTGGACGCCTCATCGGGTGGTTTCAACGGTTGGAGCGCGAGGAGGAAGCGGCTCCTGTACTGAATCGGAAGCAATGCTGGGAGAAGGCGGAGAGTTTCCTTCGCACCGTATTTCCCGAGTACGCGCAATATCTCCAGCTTGAAAGGGATGAAGCGGTATCTGAAGAGCAAACACGAGAATTTTTCTATTTACCCGTCTATATCGATGGAATTCCACTCCATTTTGAAAGAATTATGATCACGGTCAGCAAATCAACAGGAGAAATTTGCATGTTTATCGGTGTTTCTTTCGAAATGATTCAAGAAATGGAAGCACACAAGTTCCGTTCAGTTATAGAGCCTGAAACCGCCTTGAATTCTTACGTCGCACAGATGAAAATGCAGCTTAAGTGGCATCTGGACTCGAACTCGAAATCAGATTCGGAAGAAGGGATTCCTGTTTTCCGGCTGCTGTACGAACCGAATGTAGATATCTGTAATGATGGAGGGGAAAAGCGGACCTTAAAATACATTGACGCCATCTCGGGAGAGATCATTTGGGGAAAATAGAGTGGTGGTACAATTCGTTATAGTTAATCTTGAAATAGCGTCCACAAATTAACTGGGATAAGATGAGTTTACTATTTACTTTTACCGAAGGGAGTGAGCGGCATGAAAAGCCGGGCTAAAACGACAACAGTTGATATGAGGGGTACTTTCAGCAAGCTTTAAGCGGGCCGCAGACATAGCCTGCGGTCTTTAAGCACGCAAACAATTGGCTATGATGAGGAGCAGTTTTGTGCTGAAGTTAAAGTATCTTTTCAATAATATAGACTTGGCAGAAATGCTTGTTAAAAATTGGAGCTATGATGAGACTTCGTTAGACATGTTCAAATATTATCGAATATCTTCAAATGCTATTTACCCTTTTAAATCCGAAGGGAAGAACCAGTTGTTACGATTTGCTCCAACAAATGAGAAGTTGAAATCAAATCTATTGGCGGAGCTGGATTTTATCGCATACTTACGTGACAATCGCTACGGGGTGTTGGAAGCCGTTGATTCGAGTAGCGGCGGGCCGCTTATAGAGGTGCAGACCCCTTGGGGACAATACTTTGCATCTGTTTTTAAAAGAGTTCCAGGCGTTCGAATGGATGCTACCGATTCAAGCGATGACATAGTATTCAGTTATGGGCAGGCTCTCGGACGGCTCCATCAATTATCCAGTCATTATACACCTGGTAACCATCAAAGATGGTCATACAGTGATGTTTTAGATTGGATTCAAGATGTATTGAAGGATGATCCAGAACAGACAGGGGCCATGCAAGAAACGGAAATGCTGCGTGATTATTTTTCTACTATTCCTAAATCGACGAGCAGTTTTGGGCTAGTGCATTATGATTTTGAATACGACAATGTATTTTACGATGAGCAATCAAAGTCATGTTATATCATTGATTTTGATGACGCCATGTATCACTGGTACTTCATGGATATTGAACGAGCAATGGATAGTTTGCAGGACGGTATTTCCGCCGAAGCTTTCGACGATAAAAAACAGTGTTTTATGAAAGGTTATTTAACTGAATTTGAGATTTCCTATGATTTAGACGAGCTTTTACCGGCATGCAGACGGTTTGCCAATCTATATGGTTACGCTCGAACGTACCGTTCAATCAAGGAAAAATGGACTAACGAGCCAGAGTGGCTGGCGAATTTAAGGGTAAGGCTGGAGAATAGCTTGAGTCGAGAGTCGATTTTCAGTAATTAATTTACTTAATTGGAGACTATTATCACATTCCTTTCGTCTAATAGATTGAAAGGGGGTGAGGTCTTTGAGAAAAAGGTATTTGACTTCAATTGCTCTAGCAATTTTAGTTATAGGAACATCTATAGGCTATGCACAGAATCAAATGAATGAAACAAGATTTAACAAAGTCATGATAACAAGGGAAAGCGCTGAACGCCAATATGAAGTTATCAGTGCTGTAAATAACGGAGAACTCCCAATCTCCGCGTTAAGTGAAGCAAAACAGTTGTTAGACAAGAGACCTGATTTAATTCATTCAAATATTCGTACTAAACATAAAGATGAATTATCAAACTTAATTGGAAATTAGGTTTGAGAAATTGTCCACTCAGCTGTCGATTTACTCGACAGCTTTTTCTATTTAATTGAAGAAAAAACCGCTCTCTAAAATTCTCCTTCTCTAAATAATTGCCCAATAGCTCAGTAGTAAGCATAGGCAGTGTTTGTTGCATTGGGCGGGCTTGTCCTAGGTAGGCTAATCTCGCTATAATAGAGTTCAAAACTATAACCGGAAAGCGGGTTCAACATGGGTCGCAAATGGAATAATATTAAGGAAAAAAAAGCGTCGAAGGACGCCAATACAAGTCGGATCTACGCCAAATTCGGACTTGAAATCTATGTGGCTGCCCGCAAAGGCGAGCCGGACCCAGAATCCAACCGCGCCTTGAAGGTCGTGCTGGAGCGGGCCAAAACATATAATGTTCCTAAGGCGATCATCGATCGCGCTCTCGAGAAAGCAAAAGGAAGCTCCGATGAGATTTACGAAGAGCTGCGATATGAGGGCTTCGGTCCTAACGGCTCGATGGTCATCGTTGATGCGCTGACGAACAATGTTAATCGGACGGCTTCCTCCGTTCGCGCAGCTTTTAGCAAAAACGGCGGCAATATGGGCGTCAATGGCTCCGTTGCTTATATGTTCGATGCTACTGCCGTTTTCGGCGTGACCGGCAAATCGCTGGATGAAATCATGGAGCTGATGCTCGAAGCGGACGTCGATGTTCGTGATGTGGTCGAAGAAGACGAAGATGTGCTTGTTTACGCGGAGCCAGATCAATTCCATGCCGTTCAAGAAGCTTTGAAAGCTGCTGGAATTACTGAATTTACGGTTGCCGAGCTTACGATGCTGGCTCAG
This window contains:
- a CDS encoding transcriptional regulator, PadR family, with the translated sequence MKRDKNLPLTETVYYVLLALVEPAHGYLIMQKVEELSGGQVKMAAGTLYGAIENLGKQQLIQPVQSEDSRRKVYVITSRGTELLRLDFERMQQMIEATKGILK
- a CDS encoding Ser/Thr protein kinase RdoA involved in Cpx stress response, MazF antagonist — translated: MLKLKYLFNNIDLAEMLVKNWSYDETSLDMFKYYRISSNAIYPFKSEGKNQLLRFAPTNEKLKSNLLAELDFIAYLRDNRYGVLEAVDSSSGGPLIEVQTPWGQYFASVFKRVPGVRMDATDSSDDIVFSYGQALGRLHQLSSHYTPGNHQRWSYSDVLDWIQDVLKDDPEQTGAMQETEMLRDYFSTIPKSTSSFGLVHYDFEYDNVFYDEQSKSCYIIDFDDAMYHWYFMDIERAMDSLQDGISAEAFDDKKQCFMKGYLTEFEISYDLDELLPACRRFANLYGYARTYRSIKEKWTNEPEWLANLRVRLENSLSRESIFSN
- a CDS encoding DNA-binding regulatory protein, YebC/PmpR family, with the protein product MGRKWNNIKEKKASKDANTSRIYAKFGLEIYVAARKGEPDPESNRALKVVLERAKTYNVPKAIIDRALEKAKGSSDEIYEELRYEGFGPNGSMVIVDALTNNVNRTASSVRAAFSKNGGNMGVNGSVAYMFDATAVFGVTGKSLDEIMELMLEADVDVRDVVEEDEDVLVYAEPDQFHAVQEALKAAGITEFTVAELTMLAQNDVELPADAQAQFEKIIDTLEDLEDVQQVYHNVEFAD